The genomic interval AAATCCACAGCGCATAAAATTCCAAATCCACAGGACACGATACCTATACCTCTCAGCCGTATTTGTTGCTCCACAACCCTCAACTAgttgctcttcctctccactggtcggaAGTGATAAGGATCCGGCGACAGCGCTAGGTCACAGTGAGGTTGGCTGGTGGAATCTTGGCAAAGGTGCGAGAGGAAAATCGACACTAGTGGGCTAGCTCTTGTAGTGGTCGTAGGTGGAAGGGACTCGGACTGCCGCCGAGGAGACGTCGGCTGGAGACTAGGGCACGGCTTGACACATGGTCTCCCGGCGAAGAGGGCTCGATTGTCGACGCTAGGGCAAAGGAGCTTGGCCGGCTGCcggcgctcggaagaggagaagggggatcggtcgggctagggcagaggaagccgCGGCGCTAGGGCACACAAGGAAGACCGGCGGCACTTCCGTCCGGCGTCGACACTGTGCAGAGTAGAGGAGAGgcggctctcgtcgccggcggcagaggggAGAGTGTGTGCACGCGAGAGAGATGAGGAGAAGATCGGGTTTGGGAGAGGAAACCGGcgcgaggaagaaggagaaaaggaacGGGCGGAGAAAGGAGTTAGGCTTCGGTGCCGCGGGATAAAAATCGAGAGAAGAAAGAAattaaagagaaaaagaaaaaggaaaagaaataaaacttttcctctcttaaatgggatagcacaaacaggcttttccggaccccgtttttatcccgggcaactcgtccgtacgagcttcgaaaaattcccgaaaaatttagaaaaatttcggaaaattccctcattaatattcgcctattttcgatattttacattctcccccactaataaaaatttggtccccaaattttgttatctaccatcagcacatactaacaacagataagagtataaatgctgaacggtaaattaatcacatatctcaagtgaaaagataagggtatcgagctcggaccgtatcctcgagctcccaagtagccttctcatccgaatgatgctgtcatccgactttaaccagccggatagtcttgttccgcaattaacgctctttccggtctataaTCCATACCGGAATCACCTCATAAGttacgtcaggctgaacgggaactgagatatctgtcagcacatgtgtcggatcaggtacgtatctcctcagcatagatacgtggaatacatcgtggacgcctgccaaagacggcgatagtgccaaccgataagctaccgctctaatCCTTTTCGAGATGTGGAAAAGTCCaatatatcgcggagctagcttacctttgaggccaatctcttcacccctttcgtgagtgaaactcgcaaaaatacatggtcgtaaatggagaactctaagagtctccaactCCGGTCAGTATAACACTTccagcagtcttatgcctctgacatcctctgtccgATAGTAAGGACCACTCTGCctcgctgagctctatgaggtccctgttggtgcaaccttaggtcaaggttgacctagttgaccagactcgagtttacttgactcgagttatgttttgatgtttgacgagttatgacgatgtttgacgtgaacagaaaagttgtatcttgatgtttgacaaggatacaagcttgggagattgtgggtgcaactcgtggtcaaggttgacctggttgacccgaggtgaggtgacctgactcggaaaagtccaagcagggagcttggcatgggaaaagtccaagcagggagcttggcacgggaaaagtccaagtatggagacttggcactggaaaagtccaagtatggagacttggcacggggaaaaacctggtgagtgaagccaggcagtttggaagtcctggtgagtgaagccagacagattggaaatcctggtgagtgaagacaggtgaaaaccctagtgagtgaagctaggtgaaagtcctggtgagtgaagccgggcaagggaaaatccagatgaatcaagggtgatcggacatctggtgttgggaagtccaagtagatcaagggagtgatcggatacttggcacgaagaggaaagcccaagtgggtcaaagggattgactgaacacttggtggagaattctagcaggtcaagggagtgaccagatgctaggaatgatgaaccaacaggtcaaggttgaccggatgttggtgtagaagcctgaggtttagggctggggagtttggatcggtccggggaccgatccaaaTTCATCatagcccgatcggtcaccgcaccgatcaagAACCATCCAAGATAGCCTCATCAGAGGTTATCGATCGGTATGGAGACCGATCGGACAACGATCGAGGCGCAAAGAGTTCGGGAGAAGAGAAGcttgatcggtctacggaccgatcggaggttcccCGATCGATGCTGTGGACCGATCGAGAGGAAACGAAGCGAAGGTTAGGAATGGATCGGTGCGTGGGACGATCCAtatgatcggtccacgccgattcCGAGCACTAagctgcgacgcaacggctagatttcttctgtgtttcttcgctttcttcgcaggttataaaaggagggctgctgctgcgagcctaatctcttttttcttcttcttcttccttggattgaagcttctgcttctgtgctctgaggttctgagctttgttgagctcgcttccgaagcttcgcgtgagcttccagtcgtcgatcagctgctgcagttgggttgtgaagttgatgcttcatcgcctccggtcgacagagaaggcaagcgagtgttgcattcatattgttgtttatatttgcttcttgctttccttgtactcctttcttgttgttacaagtattgtggcgaggtttctccacccacaaggagcatttattagccggttctccggggactcatccaccgacggattgataggcttcgtccaccttacggacacgctgaggagtaggagtttatctccgaacctcgttacatcggtttgtttgaggtttgtcttctttccctttcgtttctgtgtttattttccgttgcgctaacacgttttgtagaaagaaacgacgatttggggtcggctattcacaccccctctctctagcctccgtacgaaggatcctaacaagtggtatcagagcaaggttgctcttcgtcggattaacacccggaggagcacaagctagagaatggatcgactcggagaagacatcacgtttccacccttctacgagtgctgcgacttcgcgtattggaaggtaagaatgaggtattttcttatgactaaccttgaaaattggagttgtgttcaattaggtttcaagtctccgatggacaagaaaggagaaaccctagagaagaaggagtggaccaagggtttagggtttaggatttttttttttttaattttgataatttgtaaaatttataaattgccaaagGAACTGATTTCTTTATAAATAGTTTTGGAAACACATTTACAATGAATTGGTGATCATTAAACTCACACACAAATCACTAAATTCGAAAACTGTGTGCTTCAAAACATTTTCCTCCTAAAATCAGAGAgttgtttttaaagaaaaaacatGTAATAATATTGACTAAGAAGAGCAGCAAGAAGCAGCAGCCACTGGTTTGTCATCAGGTCTGCCTGTTAGAGTCATTCCTTGAGGGTTCTGTACTGGCTTCACTTGTGTTAGTCTCTTTGCGATTTCATAGAATATGTCGTTAACATTAATTGCTGTTTTGGCCGAAGTTTCCATGAGGTAAAGGCCATTATCCTGTGCGTATGTCTGGGCTTCCTCGGTTGTGACCTGTCTAGCTTCTAAAAGATCAGCTTTATTACCAGCAAGAGCAATGATAGTATTTGAGCTACCTTGGGCTTGAAGTTCTTGAACCCACTTCTTTGCTCGAGTAAATGTAGCCGAATTTGTTATATCGTAGACAACCACAGCAGCTGCAGCTCCTCTGTAATACATAGGGGCCAAGCTATGATACCTCTCCTGCCCAGCAGTATCCCAAATCTCAAATTTCACTGATTCACCATTGACAGAAACTACTTGCGAGAAGAATGCAGCACCTATGGTCGATTGCTGGAATTCAACAAACTGGCCTATCACAAATCGCAACACCAGACTTGATTTTCCGGTACCAACATCCCCAAGAAGAACCAATTTCGCGTTCTTGATCTGGTTGCTTCCGGCAGTCGCCATAATACAAATATCGGAATCCGTCACACGCAATCCCGCACCGAGATTGCGCGAATTCCTCTCCGCGGTGGGTCTATCGCGGACGACGGTgacggtttagggtttagggtttagggttttttttttttttttttttttttaaaaaagacctTTATTTCACCAAGGAAAAGCCCAGGCTATCAGGGGGGCCAAACCTGACCTGCTAGCCTAGGGGAACAAGGGGTTTCTCTCTTGCAAGAGAGTACATGTGATTTTGCAACACATAAAAGATAGAGTAAAGCTTTACATGTGATATCCAATGGCCTTCAAGCTCCTACAGATCCACATAGTTCAAACAACCACTGTCTCTCACCTGCCGCCCACCATAGCTGTCCTCTGCGCTCCATGATAGTAGTGCCAACGTAGTCCTAGAGCAGCACCCCAGGAAGTCCAGCCCAAGCTCCATGAATCGCCATCAAAGACCTCAGTGAGGTAAAACCGATGTCCTTTCCTGCCCCGCTGCCGCCCACCATATCTGTCCTCCGCGCTCCATGATAATAGTGCCAACGTAGTCCTAGAGCCGCACCCAAGAAAGTCCAGCCCAAGCTCCATGAATCGCCatcaaagacatcagtgatgTAAAACCGATGTCCTTTCCTGCTCCGCTGCCCAAGCTCCATGAATCGCCATCAAAGACATCAGTGAGGTAAAACCGATGTCCTTTCCTGCTCCGCTCCCAAACAGTCCTCCAGCACACCCGATGTTTACTTTTGGCAAGTGACCAGCCCTCAACGGATTTAGTGTGtccttaccgcagccgtttgctacggacTAGGCAGGCCACTGGTGGGCCTACTCACCCTGTttggctttttggcaaagccacagccctcaacggatttggcacgcctttaccgcagccgtttgctgcGGGCTAGCTAGACCATAGGTGGGTCTAGACACCCTATTTGGCTTTTTAGCAAAGCcacagctatcaacggatttagtgtgtccttaccgcagccgtttgctacggacTAGGCAGGCCAATGGTGGGCCTACTCACCCTCTTTGGCTTTTAGGCAAAGCCACAGCCCTCAACGGATTTGTCACgcctttaccgcagccgtttgctacgggCTAGCTAGACCGTAGGTGGATCTAGTCACCCTATTTGGCTTTTTAGCAAAGCcacagctatcaacggatttggtgtgtccttaccgcagccgtttgctacggacTAGGTAGGCCAATGGTGGGCCTACACACCCTAGTTGGCTTTTTAGCAAAGCcacagctatcaacggatttaggatgcctttaccgcagccgtttgctgcGGGCTAGCTAGACCATAGGTGGATCTAGTCACCCTATTTGGCTTTTTAGCAAAGCcacagctatcaacggatttaggatgcctttaccgcagccgtttgctgcGGGCTAGATAGCTCTAAGGTGGAGCTATTCACCCTGCATCGAGTGTGCTATCCTGGCTTGCAAGAGCTCCTGATATACGGCAAGCCCAATCTATCCATCCTGCAGATACCAAGTAGCAACCCATCAATCTCCTGCCCCTCCATCACCCTCTCCCCCTCCACCTGATATGCCTGGTTGGCGAGGAAGTCTGCAGCCGCGTTCCCCTCTCTATATATGTGTGTACATCTGACCCCATGCTGTCGTACAAGCCTTCTGATCCGTAAGATCTCCTCCCGAAACTCCCAGGAAATACCAGGAGACCTGATGATATGCAGTGCCACCAGAGAATCAGACTCCAGCCAAATCGGGGAAAGCTGCCTATCCACGCACAACTCCAACCCTCTCAGGATCGCCATAAGCTCTGCTCTAATATTGGAGCCCTCTCCAAGGACTCCCTGCCTGGCCACCACCACCTGTCCACTGTGATCTCGAACAATCGCACCGTAAGCAGACTCACCTGGGTTCCCTCTAGAACTACCATCTGTGTTGAGCTTGAACCATCCATCATCAGGCCTCCTCCAGTGTACTACTGAGATCGTGTGCAGTGTCCGTATCCTCACCTGAATCACCATAGCCTGGGCTGCCGAGATAGCTCCCCTCCAGTGCCTGGGCTTGATGATACCAGATGCCATCCCGACCCTCAAGTACTGTGTGATCTGCCTGATAATCTTCTGTCCCTCTGGCCTCAGCCCCCTGTGCTTGGAGTCGTTCCTGGCCGTCCACAGGAACCAAAAAATCAAGAGGGGGATGATCTCCCTCACCGAGCCAGTGCTGCTCCAAGCTGTGCCTGCCCTCCAGCTCTCCATCGCCCTCCAGCTGCCAACCCCGAATAAATGTCCAAAGTACCCCCAGACATCTCCTGCCACCAGGCTCCCATAGAACAGATGCTCCCATGACTCCACTGCCGTACAGCACTGGCATCTGGACACCAAGCATACACCCCGCTGCTGTAAGATCTCATCCACTGGCAGTCGTCTCCGAAAGAACCTCCAAATGAACACGGAAATGGTGGGGGGGAGAAGCCTGCTCCAGGTCACTATCGCTACATCCTCCCTCTGGTGCGTGGTCCTGTAGGCCTCCCAGGCAGACCTCGTAGTAAATCTCCCATCCCTGGTGGGTCGCCACAGCATAACATCCTCCTCCTCGGGCCTCAGCTGAACCTCTGTCACCTCCTCCGCCACTGATGAGGGCAACACCCTCTGAAGTATCTCCTGACTCCAGCTGCCATCTGCTAAAAACCGCCCACTCGATATCCGGAGGCCCCTGCACTGTACACCACTCCGACAACGGTCCCCTCTCCATCCACCTGTCGTGCCAAAAGCTGAGGTGACCCTGCCCAATAATCCACCCAATCTGTCTCTCTGCCACAGCTCTGATCTGAATCATCCTGCGCCAACTGGGGGAAGCATTGCTCCTCAGAGTCACCACACCTGGGTCCACCGCCCCACAATAAGATCTCCTCAAGAATCTGGCCCACTGTGTGCTCTGCTCTCTGAATCTGAACCACAGCTTCATAGATAAGGCCGCCCCCACCTCTGACAGTCGTCTAATCCCCAGCCCTCCCTCCTGCTTCGGCCTGCAAATGTCCTTCCAGGCTACCCAATGCACCTTCCTATCATGCCCCACTGAGCTCCAGAAAAAAGATGCAAACACCCCCTCCAGCTTCTTCAGGACCTCCAAAGGAGGCTGGGTCACCTGGAGGAGATAGACAGGCAGAGAACTCAAAACACTCTGGATCAGCATCAGGCGACCCCCATGTGAAAGGCGTGAGAGGTTCCAACCCTGAAACTTCCTCTGAATCTTTGCCAGCAGTGGCGCAAAGTGGACTGTCCTCTTGTTCCCTGAGATGATTGGAACCCCCAAATAAAGCATAGGCCTCTCCCCCAAACCAAAGCCTGTAACCGCTGCTATCTGCTGCCTCCTCCTGTCTGATATGCACCTCGAAGGGAAAAAGGAGCTCTTCCCTGCATTGATCGCCTGTCCTGTCTGGGCCTCATACCTGTCCAAAAATCCCTTCCCCCTCCTCACACAGTCCAGAGACCCATTCAGGAAAATGACCACATCATCCGCATAGGCCAGGTGGGACACCCTCATATCACATCCTGTCGCATAAGCCATCCCTGGGTACGCTGCAAATAAGGCCTCTATCCCTCTGGAGAAAAGCTCCGCCGCCAAAATGAAGAGGAAAGGGGAGATGGGGTCGCCCTGCCTCAAGCCACGCTGTGATCTAAAGAAGCCTGACAGCTGTCCATTCACCAGGACCGAAAACCAAGAAGAAGTCACACACCTCCTGATGAAAGCAATCACTGACTCTGAGAACCCAAATGCTGCCATGACTCTGAAAAGAACGCCCCACTGCACTCTGTCATATGCCTTGGCCATGTCCAGCTTCAGTATAAGGTTCCCTCCTCTGGTGTGATAGTTGAGCTTGTGGTCAAGCTCCTGAGCCATCAAGATATTGTCTGAAATCAGTCTCCCTGGAACAAAACCACTCTGAGCTGGGGATATTACCTTCCCTATCACTGAAGCCATCCTCTGCGCCATCAGCTTAGAGATGATCTTATAGGACACATTACATAAGCTGATGGGTCTGAAATCCTGCCACCTCTGCGCACTGTCCACCTTGGGGATCAACACTATCGTCGTAGACGCCATACCCCGTGGAAGCTCTGCCCCTCGAAAGAACTCCAGTACTGCCTGAAGGACATCCTCCCCCACAATCTCCCAGCAAGCTCTGTAGAAGGCCACTGAAAAGCCATCTGGACCCGCTGCACTGTCCTGACACATGCCCCAGACCACCTGCTTCACCTCCTCTGCTGATGGGGGCCCCTCAAGCATCAAATTATCCTCTGTACTAACCAAGGAGGGTATCAACTCAGTGTCCACCACCGTACTATCCACTATCTCCCCTGTCAGCAGCTCCTGAAAATATCTGACTCCTGACTCTCTGATCCTCTCAGGCTGGTCCAGGCACTGCCCCTCCTCCCAAACTCTGAAAAGTCTGCTAGCTGCCCTCTTCTTCTGCACTGTGGAGTGAAAGAACTTTGTATTCCTCTCCCCCTCTCCCATCCATCTGACAGCAGCTCTCTGCTTCCAGAAGTCCTCCTCTATGTCTAGCACTCTGAATAGATGAGCCTGACACTCTGACCTGTGAATCCTGCTCTGCTCTGTGGGGTCCCTGTCATATGCCTGCTCAGCTGCAGCCATACTCTCCTCAGCCTGCAAAACCCTGTCATGTATGTTACCAAACACCTCCATGTTCCACCACTTCAGATGTTCCTTCAGCCTCCTCAGCTTCATCTGTAGCCTCTGCAGTCCCTGTGCCACACTAGGTAGACACCAATTCAGCCTCACTGTCTGCATAAAGTCCCTGTGCCGCACCCACATCCTCTGAAATCTGAAGGAGGCCCTCGGCTTCTGGAATCCTGGGAACTCCAGAAGTAGGGGGCAGTGATCTGAAGCTGCCCTGCTCAAATGCTCCACTCTGACTGTGAAATCCAGACTTCCCCAGGAGGGAGACAAAAGGACCCTATCCAGCCTCTTCCACACCCTGTTATTCGTCCATGTGTACCTGTCCCCAACAAAACCTGCATCCACCAGTCCAGCAAGCATGATAAAATTATTGAAATCCTCCATGGCCCCTGGCCTAGCCAGAACTCCTGCTGAGTGCTCCTCCATGCTAGATATGACATTGAAGTCTCCTCCCACTAGCCACAATCTGTCTCCCTCTGGCCTCAGCTCCTCCAAGCTCTCCCATAGTAAGCACCTCTCCAACCTCGTACACTTGGCATAGACCACTGTCACAATCATAGAAGAAGGGAACAGCTGCGAAGAAAGCTCCAAGTGTAGAAACTGGTCATGGTCAAACAAAACTCTACAAGCAATATTAGAATCCCAGAAAAACCAAACCTTCCCAGATTTATTAGAGACTACCTCCTCAAACCCCATGCGCCGAGCCATATACCTGCAATCCAAATCAACCATAGGCTCCAACACTGCTAAGAAACTCAGATGATGATGTCGTCTCAGAAACAAAGCCCTCCTCTGCGTCGCCAAATTCCCAAACCCCCTCACGTTCCATATGATGCCAGCCATGACTAATGGGAGGGGGTGCGAGCCTGCTTTGAAGTCTGGCTCCTAGTCATTCGTGGCTCCAATCCCACCTTCGGCCACTGCGCCTTGAATACCTTAGGCATCCCCGCTTTCCTTCCTCTGGTTGGACTGACCACGGATGCTAGGCTGTGTCCCCCACGTGATGAAGAGCTAGTATCTGCCTCCTCATACTCCTCAAAGGTCTTCTGAAAGTCTGGATCCTCTGAGCTCTCTGGGATAACCTGTATGCGCCTAGCAGACTCTTTCTGACCCAAATCTTCTGAGACTCCCTGATCCGCTGAGGAGCTGGAATATCTGTCTAGACAATCATCCTCTGGCAGCTCCCCCGATGTCTCCAGTACCCTGGGCTCCTCGCCACTGATCAAGCTGACATCCTTCAACCCCTTGGAGAGTCCCCCCTGTCCCTGTGCTCCATCTGTGTTCTTCTGATGTGCCCCTATACCTGACCTCTGTGCTGTCTGAGAGGCCTGCTCCCCCTGGCCGAAACTCTGGGATGACTGATCCCCCACCTGTTGCTCTCCTCCCTCCACTGAGGCACTGTCCTGCTGCCCCAAAACCTGAGATGTCTGCCTCAATGTCTGGTGCTGTCCCAACTGCACTGGCCTTCTGTCTTCCACCTCTACCAGCTGAGTCTCAACCACCCTGTCCTCTTCTTCCCCCACACCATCATCTGTCTCTGTTCCCACCTGTGGAGTGTCTCCCAGCGCCTCCCTGCCACCAGCCCCCTCCCTCACGTCATCCCCTGCATCCTCCTCCTCTCCTGTATCCTTCAGCACCTCAAAAGAATTCACCTGAGTATGTAACTCCTGTGTAGCTTCTTGGCCCATCCTGAGATGTAGCTGCTTACGGGCCCATGTCTGTCCAGTCCTCCTGCCACCAACCCTCTGAAAATCCTGTGCCTCTGAGTCCTCGACCACCACTGCCTTACCTTTCCTGTCTCGCTCCCTCTGATCAAGTCTCTCTCTCAGGTCTGCGCCTGGGGGAATCGGATCCACTC from Zingiber officinale cultivar Zhangliang chromosome 6B, Zo_v1.1, whole genome shotgun sequence carries:
- the LOC121990715 gene encoding ras-related protein Rab5A-like, with the translated sequence MATAGSNQIKNAKLVLLGDVGTGKSSLVLRFVIGQFVEFQQSTIGAAFFSQVVSVNGESVKFEIWDTAGQERYHSLAPMYYRGAAAAVVVYDITNSATFTRAKKWVQELQAQGSSNTIIALAGNKADLLEARQVTTEEAQTYAQDNGLYLMETSAKTAINVNDIFYEIAKRLTQVKPVQNPQGMTLTGRPDDKPVAAASCCSS